The sequence GCATCCTGTATCATCGCGGAACGCTTCTCTCTCAGCTGTTCTCCGCGAGAACGAGTGAGTGCATTCGCCTGCGTGCTTGCAATCGATCCCTTTAAAGCTTGGATTTGGCATTTGTTTGTCGTTCTAAAACCGACAGGCGCTTTAGTTAACGGGCAGGACACTTTGCTCTGGCCACAGCCTGCGATGTGATTAAACCAAGAGAAAGGTAGGCGCAGTAAGGTTGAAGAAACACCACGTTTCCTCATGGGCTCACTGCACGAAAGAGAAACAGTTGAATCACGTGAGTTGCATGGAGtctgcaggtgtgtgagtaggggagaggggcagagagagagagagagagagagaggcccatAGGAAGACACAGATCAGTGCTTCTGAGTTCTGACCCGCTGGTAGTCCTCAAgggctggagggagaggaacTTAAATCAACAAGGGCTACGTGAGAGAGGCCATGACTTAGTTCATTTCTAACTGAATGACAGGCTAAGACATGTACAGGTTAAAGTACTCCTAATCTATTAAATCAGTAATCTTCTGTCAGTGTTCTACCGAATGCTGGATGTACAGGTATGTGCATGAACGACTTCAAATCCTTTGAAAAGTCTCACAAACACAACGCATTCATTCAGGAATGATTTCACAAATGAAACCATGCAGGCAGTAATGATAGAAGGCTAAAGGACACAAATCACTCACAGACACTCAACTCATCTGCAAATCTATCCTCTTTAAACCACTGACAGTACTTTTAGTTTAGTAAGTTAGGGTCAGCAGAGTGCATGAACCTTCCGTCTACTTCACTCTGAACCTCGGGGACAGACACGTTCTCACTTCCATGGCTTTGCTTTATCTCTCTCCTACTTTCAGCAGCTCTTTCCTTTTCATTGTAACCAACaccttccttttccttccttctttctcctcaTTCACGCAGGGAGCCAGGTGATCTTTCCGGACAAGCAAAGTGGTTTGTACGGTTTCTTTCTCACACTCTCTTATCACTCCCCTAACAATCTAATTTCCTCTTTTCTCCACTCTTCATTTTACCTACTTTTCATCTATGATTTCTGTCGTTCTCCTCGTTATCAGTCCAATCTGAACACAGATATAGGACAAGCGCATAAACACTTTCTgagcatattcaattcaattcaattcagtttattttgtaaagccctatgtcacaaattacaaatttgcctcaaagggctttacaaactgtacacatagacatctctgtcccaggacctcacatcggatgaggaaaaactcccaagaaatagaaaaaaaacctttcatatCATGTTCTCCCATGTCTATTGCAAATAAAGATCTATAAGGTTTCTTCGAAATCATTATAACTTCAGAACGTGCACATTGTCATGTTTCCATCACTATCAAAGTAATCCGATGATAGTTATCTGTGAATCCATGAGTACATTGCAAACAGGAACTACTTATTTGGCGGACATTGACCAAAATGCAAACAAGTACAAGCTACAAAGTTGGTAACTAGTTGTATCTCCCAAACCATTATGCagatgttacattacattacatgtcatttagcagacgcttttatccaaagcgacttacaataagtgcatttcaaaccaagaacaacaagaacacaggaagcaacacttcctcaactcagtcgaaccacaaaagcaccacaataagtgccatcccagtgccactgaaatgcaaatctgtgttttaatccagatatagtcggaaaagatgtgttttcagtctcaggcggaagatgtagagactttctgctgtcctgatgtcagtggggagctcattccaccactgaggaaccaggacagcaaacagtctggatttcgagtgattagctcgaggtgcaggagtcacaagtcgattggctgttgccgagcggagtgaacgtgccggggtgtacggtgtgaccatatcccggatgtagacggggcccgatccgtctagagcacggtatgccagaaccagtgttttgaagcggatgtaAGTTTTGAAAAGAATAATGTCGGATCTTCTCTACATGCATGCTgtagaaaccccaaaataaattATTCTGTTTAATCTTGAGCTtaactttcctctccttcttttcaTCCCTCTATCCAGCCACACCGAGTCCAACACCCTGCACTTCTCGAGACTTGTCCAAATGGGACAAAATCTTTACAATGCTGGAAAACAGTGAGATGAGGGAGAACATGCTGCTTCAGTATGCAGATGAGATCGTCAAGGTGGAGTTGGCTTCACTGCGTGGAGAATTGCTCAGGTTAGTTGGACAAAGTAATCAATGTACAGCAACGAATGATTATTCTCGTGATAGAAAAGGTTGACATGTTTTACATCGGTCCTTTTGATAAGGTTCGTAAGCCAGTATGGTTACTCCTGCGGCGTTGCATTGGAGGCATCAGGAAGAAAGATGGCCGTGCAGATGGAAGGCCGCATCAGAGAAACCATGGAGCGCCTCAGACCCAGAGATCAGACCGCTGCTGCTGCCTGGAACTCTAACCACCTGGAGGCGAtgctgcagcagctcctctccGCAGCACAAACACAAGCTTCCCGACTCGCCAAGCTGGAGACCAGCTGCTTCAGCGGCCCAGGAGCGGGGACGGGGTTGAATGCAAAGCCACGATCCCAGCTACCGGAAGAAGCTGGGGGGGCAGGGCTCCGGGAGCAAGAGGTCACACCACAAGAGGTGGCTTTGGAAGGGGTGCTGGCTGCGATGGAACAGATTAAGGTGGAACTGGGGGAGGTGCTGAGGTCATCGAGGCAGAGATCACTACCCGCAGGTGAGATATCCATCTTAACATCAGCCATCTCTCGGTCTGTCATTACCTGTTGCtttctttgtatttgttgtccCCTTTCACAACAACACCAGAAAAACAACCATCCACCTTCAAATTTCTTTTCCTCCGCGTTGACACCTAGAACCGTTTGCTGGTGAACGTTCAACAACTAATCATGCAGCTCATGGGGTTCCCAAATACTTATTCCACTTATTCTGTATGTCTTCAGGCATGTTGTAGCAACCTATCCTTTTCCCTTCACAATTAGTCAAGAAGACGGGCCAGTGGATGGTGTGGGGTCACTTGTCTTATGTTCACTTATTGCCACTTATTGAAGTTTATTGGACATTATTCAAAAGACATTTTAGAGTcatcacaaaacaacaaaaagcctCAAACTCTCAGCTCAGGTAGTGTAAGACTTCATTCGTCAAGCTTAACTTTTTCTGTCAgctattttcatttaatttacataATTATTAAGAAATACTTTGATTTAAGGATAATATTGGAAACCAATACATGCATGAAAGGATAAGCATAATGCAAAACACTTGCTGGACGCACCGTGAACATCAACATAATCTTCTCAGATTCAAGACGGCACCACATGTGGTTTTCATTATCAGAGCTTCTTCTCCGGTTTGCAGTCCACTGACTCATACCAATGTAACTTTGGAGTGACTCAGTGTGAGTAGGTAGCCCTGAACCACAAAAGCATCACTTGTGTCAGAAAGACAACTTCATTTCCAAgaattaatcaaataaaaagtgaaaaaaatgaTATTTTATATTACTCATGCATGCGCGCACACATTTACAGTCCAGAAATAAAAATCTGGCCTACATAAAGACCAGAGGGGGATGTAATCATTAGCTGGTCGCCACAAAAATCACACCAAAGCACCCTGGTAAAGCAGAACCAGATGGAAaccatcacatacacacacacacatacatacacacacatacatacacactcagcATGTTCACTATTATTTTCTGAGTGACAGAAACCTGAGACGAATGACACAATTATTTGGTACCCAAGAGAGAAAAATGAGAGAGTGACGGATGGAAGTAAATAATGATGACgaacaaaagagaaaagagtgaagtagaaaaatataaataaaacatgcacagtggggaaaaaaaatagtaGCTTTCCACAAGAAAAAAATGCTTGTAAAGACCTTACTTAAAGAAATATGCCAGAAATCAAACACAATATCTCCGTTTTTTAAAACAGATTGGAAAAGTAGTTTTAACGATAAAGAGTTTTGCAATGGAGTAAGTTGAAGAGATAAAGACGCAGGGGaaacgataaatgaagcaaaacAGACCAATGAACCAAAtgatccagagagagagagagacgtgtgcgtctctgtgtgtgtgcgtctgtgtgtgtgtgtgtgtgagagagtgtgttcatgtgttggtGGGGGAGGAAAACtaacttcatatttactgtAATACTGCCACATATAAGTCCCTTTACAAAACAGGAGGAGAATTCACTGTATGGCTCCATAAGCATCACAAATACATTTTCCACAGACATGTCTCCGTTTTATTCAACAACACATGCCAGTAAAATTCACAAATGCATTTCACTGCATCGGTCCAACCACAAGAAGGTACCGTACGGCGCTGTAGCTTTAAATGGGTCATGCAGTCATCTGCATCAGAGATACATTCATTAATGTGGAGTCCCACAACTTGACAAGGTTCAATTGCGGGCCCATTTTTCTTATCTCTATTTATATGCTCCTACCAGGAAGTATCATAATCAAAAATACAGAAtcctataaaataaaaatagcaaCTTTGAGGACATTAAATGTTGTCCGGCTAAAACTTTCCTCAGTTGAATAATAATGACTTTAGAAACCTCATATGCGATCCTGTATTGATACATGTAAACTACAAGCACAAAATGAGACCCAGATGCTCCAAATATAAGATTTACTTCTAACTCCTGGTCTTCTGAAATGCCTTCAATCTTCTGTGAGACATGGCTTGCTTTGGTTCAAATATCTTTAGCTTACATATTTACAATATGACTAGATAGTCTTTCTATCAAGGTGTCCATTCTCCAAGGATTCAAGAAAAATCCATCACCAATACTGGCAGGTAACACTAAACATGTCTTCTTGTTCAGGTTGTGAGATGGCGCTCCTCTTCCCCATGCGTTCCCGTCGAATCTACACCTCCGTCATACCAGACGTCCCCCTCTCCGTCTCGTCCTTCACTGTCTGCATGTGGGTGAAGCCGACCACCATGTCCAACAGAACCGTGCTGTTCTCATACGGGAACCGTCGCAACCCATATGAGATCCAGCTGCTGCTGGGTCAAACCTCTGCGCTCCTCACCATCGGAGGAGAGGCTCACCTGGTGGAGGCCCGGGATGTGGTGAAACCAGGAGGCCCGTCGGAGTGGATCCACTTGTGCGGGGCGTGGTCATCCGAGCAGGGCCTGGCGTCCCTTTGGGCAGGTGGGAAGAAAGTGGCCTCCACGCCCGGAGTGGCGGAAGGACACGTCTTACCCGACGGAGGCTCGCTCCTGCTGGGGCAAGAAAGAAATGACTGCTGCCCTCAGTCTCCGAACAGCAGGAGCGGGGTGGCAGGGTTTGATGGAGGGTTCGATCCAAAGATGGCGTTTGCGGGCAAGATGACGGGAGTGAACATGTGGGACAGGGCGCTGTCAGAGGGAGAGATTTCCCAGATAGCTTTGCGGGAGGGCCAGGGCAGGGGGAACATGGTGGCGTGGGGCGTGACGGAGATGGTGCCACATGGAGGCGCTCAGTTCATTAACTGAAGGGTTCCTCGTGGTGGAACCTTTCCTCATAATCTTCATCATCATTGTGAATACCAGCGACATCGCGATAAGCTTGCATGATGCAACTGAAGATAGCAATTTACAACCAGCAATTTACAATGTACCATCGTTGTCCCTATAGTTAAACGTTTTAATTCTAATGTTACTTTTTCCTTCATCGTCATCTCCATCGCTATTATCATGAACAATAATGCTGCAATGAACTTTACTGGACATTTTCAACGTAGAGAAAGCCAATGTTGTGAGAGAcgacatttatttttgtaacgTAATCTTTTGAACTGagagcataacacacacacacacaaacacacacacacaatatatcatTACAGTGAATGGGTTGTGAGCCAGTAAACTGACAGAGTAAAATAAGAGGTCACAACCAA comes from Pseudoliparis swirei isolate HS2019 ecotype Mariana Trench chromosome 20, NWPU_hadal_v1, whole genome shotgun sequence and encodes:
- the ptx3a gene encoding pentraxin-related protein PTX3 gives rise to the protein MFWWRLPQAVCALSACACLILAYEDDIEVNYADTFYNEITDGETPEPTPSPTPCTSRDLSKWDKIFTMLENSEMRENMLLQYADEIVKVELASLRGELLRFVSQYGYSCGVALEASGRKMAVQMEGRIRETMERLRPRDQTAAAAWNSNHLEAMLQQLLSAAQTQASRLAKLETSCFSGPGAGTGLNAKPRSQLPEEAGGAGLREQEVTPQEVALEGVLAAMEQIKVELGEVLRSSRQRSLPAGCEMALLFPMRSRRIYTSVIPDVPLSVSSFTVCMWVKPTTMSNRTVLFSYGNRRNPYEIQLLLGQTSALLTIGGEAHLVEARDVVKPGGPSEWIHLCGAWSSEQGLASLWAGGKKVASTPGVAEGHVLPDGGSLLLGQERNDCCPQSPNSRSGVAGFDGGFDPKMAFAGKMTGVNMWDRALSEGEISQIALREGQGRGNMVAWGVTEMVPHGGAQFIN